A genome region from Plasmodium vivax chromosome 11, whole genome shotgun sequence includes the following:
- a CDS encoding U1 small nuclear ribonucleoprotein 70 kDa, putative (encoded by transcript PVX_115315A), which yields MSAIGMPPHILILFQARPLLSFYKPIQKKKPQAYSGISEYLNLFEDKEPPPKIKLENAKERKERKKKEKITYNELMLKEMRKSYDPFKNADLTNDPKKTIFIGRLSYDVNEKKLKKEFEVYGKIKKVKIIYDKNFKPKGYGFIEFEHTKSFNDAYNLADGKKIDNRRILVDVERGRTVKNWIPRRLGGGKGPPRGSDERKKVTHNINWTALINKDKYRNDKKKVEEIYKNVALYNERNDDDSDDVKDVLKSHRRHRRDEHRRDEHRSSKRDRHHRSRRSESHDRHRHKHRRRDSRDRDKDKERDKERDKERDKERDKERDRHRDRDRDHNRDHDRERDRDRDHNRDHNRDEHNPDYDHSHNRDHAHNHNYNHTHNRDHNYSHNHDHSYTREQDPERHRHRSRERGSESGAYFPNGGERRGEHEQAGAHMNMHNGYGTGAPGGRDYGHYNFYG from the coding sequence ATGTCGGCCATCGGGATGCCACCGCACATCCTCATCCTGTTCCAAGCCAGGCCGCTTCTAAGCTTCTACAAGCCCATCCAGAAAAAGAAGCCACAAGCGTACAGCGGCATTTCAGAGTACCTGAATCTATTCGAGGATAAGgagccccccccaaaaataAAGTTAGAAAATGCTaaggaaagaaaggaaagaaaaaaaaaagagaaaataaccTACAACGAATTGATGCTGAAGGAGATGAGAAAGAGCTATGACCCGTTTAAGAATGCAGATTTAACAAACGACCCGAAGAAAACCATTTTTATTGGAAGACTCTCATACGATgtaaatgagaaaaaattaaaaaaagaatttgaagtctatgggaaaataaaaaaagtgaaaattatttatgacaaaaattttaaaccaAAAGGATATGGCTTCATAGAATTTGAGCACACCAAAAGTTTTAATGATGCATATAATTTGGCAGATGGGAAAAAGATAGACAACAGAAGAATTCTTGTGGATGTGGAAAGAGGAAGGACGGTGAAGAATTGGATTCCTAGACGGTTGGGTGGTGGCAAGGGACCCCCAAGGGGGTCAGATGAACGGAAGAAGGTCACTCACAATATCAATTGGACGGCTCTAATTAACAAAGATAAGTACCGGAATGATAAGAAGAAGGTGGAAGAGATTTACAAAAACGTGGCGCTGTACAACGAGAGGAACGATGACGACAGCGACGACGTGAAGGACGTGCTCAAGAGCCACCGGCGCCACCGGAGGGACGAGCACAGGCGGGACGAGCACCGCAGCTCCAAGCGGGACCGCCACCACCGGAGCAGGCGCAGCGAGTCGCACGACCGCCACAGGCACAAGCACAGGCGCAGGGACAGCCGCGATCGGGATAAGGATAAGGAGCGGGATAAGGAGAGGGACAAAGAGAGGGATAAAGAGAGGGATAAAGAGCGGGACAGGCACCGCGACCGAGATAGAGACCACAACCGGGATCATGATCGAGAGCGCGACCGAGATAGAGATCACAATCGAGACCACAACCGGGACGAGCACAACCCGGATTACGATCACAGCCACAACCGGGACCACGCCCACAATCACAATTACAATCACACGCACAACCGGGACCACAATTACAGCCACAACCACGATCACAGTTACACCCGCGAACAGGACCCGGAGAGGCACAGGCACAGAAGCCGGGAGAGGGGAAGCGAAAGCGGCGCCTACTTTCCCAACGGGGGCGAACGCAGGGGCGAGCACGAGCAAGCGGGGGCGCACATGAATATGCACAACGGTTATGGGACGGGGGCACCTGGAGGAAGAGACTATGGCCATTACAACTTTTATGGGTAG